The nucleotide window AGATCGGGCCGGTCGGAAAAGGTGGCGGCGATGGCGGGCGTGGCGGCGGGGGTGATCGTTTCGTTGAAAAGGGGTGTGCCGGTCCAGCCGGGCGGCGGTGCGTCGCCGTAGTGGATGGCGAGGTCGAGCGTGTCGGCGGTGAGGGCACTGGGGTCGTCGGCGGTGAGCACGCTGACATTGCAGGCATCCGGGCTGGTGGCGAAGGCCTGGAGGCGCGGGTAGAGCCAGAACATCGAGACCGCGCCGTTGGCGGCGATCTGGAGGGTGCGGGTGTCGGTGACACGGGCCGTATCGAGGGATGCCGTCAGGTAGTCGAGCGCGAGGCGCACGGGCTCTTCCAGGCGGCGGGCGGTGTCGGTGGGCACCGCGTGGCGCGCGCCGCGGTCGAAGAGCGGCGTGCCGAGCCAGTCTTCGAGTTGGCGGATGCGTTTGCTGACGGCGGCCTGGGAGACCATGAGCTCGGGCGCGGCGGCGGAGAAGCCGCCGCGTTTCATCACGGTGGTGAAGAAGATGAGAGTTTCCAGCGGGGGAAGGTCTCGGCGGTCCTGATTCATTCCTCCAGGTTATCCATGAGCGTGAGAATTTCCAGCGTTTTCGAGGTGCGCTTGGTCGGATATGGAATGACAAAACGTGACCCCGAGGAGGATGACATGGCGGAACTGGACTGGCACGCGGAACGCGCGGACCTTGCGGAGCTGGCTCTGCTGGACCGAGCGCCGGAGGATGAGGGGATCGACCTTGTGGCGGTGCGCGGCTACCGGCTGGGCCGGGTGCGGGCGGAGATGCGCAAGCGGGATATCGCGGCGGTTCTTTTGTCCGATCCGGTCAACATCCGCTATGCCACGGGGGCGCGAAACATGCAGGTGTTCAGCCAGCGGAACGCGCCGTCGCGGTACCTGCTGCTGACTGAAAGCCGCTCGATCCTGTTCGAGTTCACCGGCTGCGCGCATCTGGCTGACGGGCTGGAGACGATCGACGAGGTGCGCGCCGCGCGCACGGCGAGTTTCGTGGCGGCGGGGCCGGATATTGCCAGGCGGGAACGGGCCTGGGCCGCCGAGATGGCGGACCTGGTGACCTCGCTGGTGGGCAAGGGGGCGACGCTGGGGATCGAGCGGCTGAATGCCGGGAGTGCCATTGCGCTGCGCGATGCGGGGCTGAGGATCGTGGATGCGCAGGAACCAGTCGAAATGGCGCGGGCAATCAAGTCGGCGGAAGAGATGAAATGCGTCAATGCCTCGCTGCGGGCGACCGAGATCGGCGTGTCCAAGCTGCGCGCGGCGATCCGGCCGGGGATGACCGAGGCGGAATTGTGGTCGGTGCTGCACCAGTCGATCATCGCGCAGAACGGGGATTACGTGGAGACCCGCCTGCTGAATGCCGGGGAGCGGACGAACCCGTGGTTCCAGGAGACGAGCGAGAACGTGATTGGGGTGAATGAACTGATTGCGCTGGATACGGACGTGGTGGGGTGCCACGGCTATTATTCGGATTTCTCGCGCACCTTCCATTCGGGGCCTGGCAAGCCGAACGCCACACAGCGCGAGCTGTACAAGGTGGCGTATGAGCAGGTGCATCACAACATGGGCATCCTGCGGCCCGGCATGACGTTCCGCGACTATGCCGACGCGGCCTGGGACATCCCGGAAGAGTATTACGCCAACCGCTATTACCTGTCGGCGCATGGCTGCGGAATGACGGGGGAGTATCCGTACCTCTATCACCACGGGGATTTCCCGGATGCGGGCTATGACGGCGTGATCGCGCCCGGCATGACGCTGTGCGTGGAGAGCTATATCGGTGCCGAGGGCGGCACGGAGGGCGTGAAACTGGAGCAGCAGGTGCTGATCACCGAGACGGGCGTGGAGCTGCTTTCGCGCTTTCCGTTCGAGGATGATTTGTTGCGGTGAGCGGGGTAGATTATTCGTACGAATAATCTTGGGGGAGAAAATTCGTACGAATTTTCTTTAGCCGTAGTGGGTTAGCATGTCGCGGAGGTCTTCGATCGTGTTGGCCTCCTGCACCGGTTTGTCGTGGCGCCAGCGTTTCATGCGGGGGAAGCGCAGCGAGACGCCGGATTTGTGGCGGGTGGATTCCATGATGCCCTCGAAGGCGATCTCGAAAACGTGCTCTGCCTTCACCTGCCGAACGGGGCCGAAGCGTTGCAGGGTGTTCTTGCGCACCCAGGCGGTGATCTTGCGAAATTCGGTGTCGGTGAGGCCGGAATAGGCCTTGGTGAAGGGCACGAGGTCGTTGCCGTCGCGCACGGCGAAGGTGAAATCGGTGAAAAGGTTGGCGCGCCGGCCGCTGCCCTGTTGGGCGTAGATCATCACGGCGTCGATGGTCAGGGGATCGAGTTTCCATTTCCACCAGTCGCCTTTCTTGCGGCCCGAATGGTACGGCGACCCCTTGCGCTTGAGCATTAAGCCTTCAGCGCGCGCGTCCCTGGCTTTTGCGCGGATCTCGCGTAGATCGTCCCACGACTGGAAACGTATTAGCGGGGATTGGCGAATGGGGGCCTCGGGCGGAAGGTCTTGCAGCAGGGTTTCGAGCCGGGCGCGACGTTCGGCAAAGGGTGTTCCGCGCAGGTCGGTGCCGTTTTTCTCTAGCAAATCGTAGGCGTAGATTATGACAGGGGCGTCTTTCAGCAGTTTTTTCGGCACGGTCTTGCGCCCGATGCGCTTTTGCAGAGCGTTGAAGGACATCGGGCACTCGTCCTGCCAGGCCAGGATTTCACCGTCGAGCACGGTGCCGGGCGGCAGGTACTCGCGGGCGCGGGCCAGTTCGGGGAAGCGGTCGGTCATCAGTTCTTCGCCGCGGGACCATGTGAAATGCTCGCCCCCTCGCAGGATCAGCTGGCCGCGGATGCCGTCCCATTTCCACTCGGCCAGCCAGTCGGAGGGATCGCCCAGCGACTCGGGTTCTTCGTCGTCGAGGCCATAGGCGAGGCAGAACGGATAAGGTCGGGAGAGGTCAGCGGTGGCGTCATGCGCCTCGATCAGCGCGTGCCAGGAGGTGCTGTCGGGCGTCCAGTCGCCCATGAGACGGTGGGCAAGCTCGGCCTCGTCGCGGTCGGTGGCTTGTGCCAGGGCACGGGTCATCAGCTTGCGCGAGATGCCGATGCGGAAGCCCCCCGTCAGAAGCTTGTTGAACACCAGCCGTTCATGGGGCTGCATCTGGTCCCAGGCATCGAGAATGGCCGCCTTGCGGGCCTCTTCGGTCTCGACGTCGAGGGCGCGGAGGCGGGCGATCCAGGTGGCGAGGCTGTCGTCATGGTCGCGGGCGGGAGGCGGCAGGACGAGGGCGATGGTTTCCGACAGGTCTCCGACGATGGGGTAGCTTTCCTCGAAGAGCCAGAGCGGGATGCCGGCGCGTTCGGCGGCCCATTCGCGCAGTTTCGTCGTGGTGATGGCGCGGCGGGGGCGGCGGCCGGAAAAGAGCGCGACGGTCCAGAGCTTGTCGGCGTCGGGCGCGGTGGCGAAATACTCGGCCAGCGCGGCGACCTTGGTGTTCGTCTTGGTGGTCTGGTCGAGCGTGGTGAAAAGAGCGGTGAAGCGTTTCACGGGCGCACCTCTTCGAGGATGCCTGTGACGTTTTCGACCGGGATGAAGCCGAGGCCCCCAACGGCTTGCGGCACGCGGCTGTCGATGGAGTTGTCCCGATTGTCGCCGAGCACGAAGAGATGGCCGGCCGGCACGGTGAAGACCTGTGTGTCGTCAAGGCGGCCCGGGCCGATGTCGAGAATGTAATGGGCCGTACCGCCCAGCGTTTCGGTGCGCATGTTCTTGAGGCAGTCTGCACCGTCCGCCACCGGGGCGTTGGAACATCGCGGACGGGCGCCGCCGGGGCCTTGCGGTATGTTCGGTTCGGTGAAGGGACCGGACTCCTCAGTTAGGACGGGCGCGTCATTGATGAAGAGACGGCCCGAACGCATTTGGACAGTCTGGCCTGCGGTGGCGACGATGCGCTTGAAAAAGGCCTTGCCGGTGACCGGGTGCCGAAAAGTGATTACGGCGCCCGGGACAAGGTCTGCGGGTGTGACATCGGTTCGGCTGATGAAGCACTGGCCGGGCAGGATAGTGGGCTTCATGGAGCCGGCGGGCGCCCAGTAGCTGTCAAAGGGGCCTGTGAGGCATTTGAGGCAGACGCAGACAGGCTGGGCGGCGGCAGGAACGGCCAGCAGAATGAGCAGGGCAGCAAGTCGGATCATGCCGCTGAGTCTCCTGCCTGATCGTCATCGGCTGAGTCGAGGGACTCGCCGGTAAACTCTGTGGGGACAACTTGGGCGTTCCAGCCTTCCTCATTCAGGTATCGCGCGAAGATATCGGTGTAACCATGTGTGGCGTATATGTTTTCCGCGCCGGTCGCCTTGATGGCAGAGATCAGACCGGGCCAGTCGGCATGGTCCGACATGACGAAGCCGCGATCCACGGCACGGCGGCGGCGCACTCCGCGCAGGCGCATCCAACCAGAGGCGAAGCCGGTGGAGGCCGGGCGGAAGCGGCGGGCCCATGTGCTGCCCAGGGCGGAGGGTGGCGCGAGCACGAGCGCGCCGGGATGGCCCTTGGCCTTGAGGTCGGGCGTGACGTGAAGCGTGTCGGGCAGGGCGAGGCCCTGGTCGCGCAGGACGGCGTTGGTGTTTTCCACCGCACCGTGGGTCAGGATGGGGCCGATGGCGGGATCGAGCAGCGACAGGACGCGCTGCGCCTTGCCCAGCGAGTAGGCGCCGAGCAGGGAAAACGTGCCGGCGGCGGCGTTGGCGGCCCACCAGTCGTTGATTTGACGCGCCGCATCTTCTTCGGGCGTCCAGGTAAAGACCGGCAGGCCGAAGGTGCATTCGGTGATGAAGCTGTGGCAGCGCACCGGCTCGAACGGCTCGGACAGGCGGTCGGCCTCGGTCTTGTAGTCGCCGGAGACGACCCAGACCTCGCCTTCGACCTCGACCCGGATCTGGGCGGAGCCGGGAACGTGGCCTGCGGGGTGGAACGAGACGCGTGCATCGCCGATCCGGCGTGTCTCGCCATAGTCGACCGTGTCGAGGGTGATCTCGCCCAGGCGGTGGCGCATGACGGGCGCCGCGGCGGCGGTGGAGAGATAGCGGGCGTGGCCGGGCCGGGCGTGGTCGGCATGGCCGTGGGTGATCAGCGCCCGGTCCACGGGGCGCCACGGGTCGATGAAGAAATCGCCGGCGGGGCAGTAGATGCCCTGGGGTTTGAATTGCAGAACCATGCGGGGGAGTTAGCGTGCCGGCAGGCGGTGGCCAGAGGATGAAGGCTTGCCGTCACTTGGAGTCCCGGTATGGTCACGCAAAAGCGACAGGGGGGATGCCATGCGGTTTGTCAGATACGGAGAGCCGGGGCGGGAAAAGCCGGGAATGCTGGACGCCGAAGGTCGGGTGCGCGACCTGAGCGGCGTGGTGGCGGATATTTCGGGTGCCGTGCTGGGGGCCTTGCCGAAACTGGACCCGGAAAAGCTGCCGCTGGTGGAGGGCACGCCGCGGCTGGGGCCGCCGGTTGCCGGGATTGGCAAGCTGATCGGGATCGGGCTGAATTACAGCGACCACGCCGCGGAGATCGGGATCGAGCCGCCCGCAGAGCCGGTTGTTTTCATGAAGGCCACGTCAAGCATCGTCGGTCCGGATGACGACGTGGTCCTGCCGCGCGGGTCGACCCATGCGGATTGGGAGGTGGAGCTTGGCGTGGTGATCGGGCGCGAGGCGAAATATGTGACCGAGGCCGAGGCGCTGGATCATGTGGCGGGTTACACCATCGTCAACGACGTCTCGGAGCGGCATTTCCAGATCGAGCGCAGCGGGCAATGGACCAAGGGCAAGAGCTGCGACACGTTCGGGCCGGTCGGGCCTTGGCTGGTGACGCCGGAGGCAGTGGGCAACATACAAAGTCTTGATATGTCGGCGGATGTAAGTGGCGAGCGGATGCAAACCGGCAACACGTCGACCATGATCTTTACCGTCGCGCAGATCATCGCGCATCTGAGCGAGGTCATGCGGCTGGAGCCCGGGGACATCATTGCCACCGGCACGCCGCCGGGGGTGGGCATGGGGCGGGACCCCAAGCGCTATCTCAAGCCTGGCGACGTGATGGAGCTGGAGATCCAGGGGCTTGGGCGTCAGCGCCAGACGGTGCGCGCCGATCCCTGACGCTTGCGTAGAAGTCGATCAGTTTGCCGATCAGGGCGTCGCGGATCCCGGGCGCTTCCTGAAGCACCTCGTGCCGCGCGCCCCGGGCGATTTCCAGTTCGCCGCCGGGCCAGCGTGACATGCGATCATGCACGCGGGAGACGTCGACGATATCCTCCTCGGACCCCAGAAGGCACAGGCAGGGCAGGTCGGGCGACGGGCGGCGCCACATGCGGCGTGTGCCCATCAGCGATTCGTAGAGCCAGCGCAGGGACGGGCCGCCGATGGTCAGTTCCGGGTGCGCGGTGACCTGGGCGATCATGTGCTGATAGCTTTCGACGTCGGTGGTCAGGCGGTTTGTCTCGAACGGTTCGGCCAGCACGTAGCTTTGCGGCGAGGTGCCGGGGGCGTAGACGTGATCGAACCCCACGCTGCGGCTGCTCCAGCCCAGCGACCAGGCGACGGGGCGGAGCGCGGCGGAGATGCGGATGCCCCACATCGGCGCCGAGAAGGACGCGCCCGCCACCGGCAGGCCGTCCATCACCGACTTGAGCGCGATGCCGCCGCCCATGGAATGGCCCAGAACGAACCACGGTTTGGGCAGGTCCAACTGCCGCGCGGCGTCGACCATGGCTGTGACGTCGTGCTGGTAATCGTCGAAATGCAGGACATGGCCCGACATCTTGTCTTCGATCAGACGGTCGGCCAGGCCCTGGCCGCGCCAGTCGACGACCAGCGTGGTCAGGCCCGCGGCGGCGAAGTGACGGACGGTGCGGCCATATTTCTCGATATACTCGGTGCGACCGGGAAAGAGCAGGAGCGTGCCTGCACTTTCGCCGGCGTCCTGCTGCGGGCGCCAGAGCCCCAGGCGGATGCGCACCCCGTCGGCGGTGTCGCACCAGAAGGCGCGGCCACCGTCGGGGCCATCGGCAATATCGGCAAAGAAGGGCGCGTCCGTCAGCATAGGTGTTACGACAGGACCGAGCCGAGTTTCATCGCGGTGCCCATGTCGCCATCGACGGCCAGTTTGCCGGACATGAAGGCGGCCGTGGGGTCGAGATCGCCATCGAGGATGGACTGGAACGTGTCGGCGTCGGCGGTCATGGTGACGTCGGTTTCGTCATTGCCTTCGCGCACGCCGGATTCGTCGATCACGATGGAGCCTTCGTTCTCGATCACGAACTTTGCGCTGCCGTCGAAGCTGCCGTTCATTTTGGCGGACAGGGCCTCGACCGCGGATTTGGTTACGTCGCTCATGTCAGTTCCTCCAGATTTGATCGACCGGGGGCTTTGATTCCCGGCCATGCGCGCTAAACTGGGTACGTTATGGGCGTTATGAACCGACTTTCCAAATATATCGTCGCGGCAGTTTTGCCGTTAGTCATGTTTTCCTTACCCGGCATGGCGCAGGATTCGGCGCTTGATCCGCTTTTCGAGCAGTTGAAAGAGGCCGAACCGCGCGAGGCGAACCGGATTTCCAAGGAAATCGAGCTGGCCTGGACGCGGTCAGGCTCGGCCACGGCGGACCTGTTGCTGAAACGTGGGCGCGACGCGCTGGAGGCGGGCGACACGAACGCCGCGATCGAGCATTTCACCGCCCTGACCGATCATGCGCCGGATTTTGCCGAAGGGTTTCACATGCGGGCGATGGCCTATGCCGATGCCGAGTTGTTCGGCCCCGCGCTGGCGGACATCGAGCGGGCGCTGGCGCTGAATCCGCGCCATTACAACGCCATCGCAAGCCTGGGCGGTATCCTCTACCACGTCGAGAATTACGAGAAGGCCAAGCAGGCATTCGACCTTGTGCTGGCGCTGCATCCGCATCATCAAGACGTGGCGCAGGTGCTGCCGATGGTCGAACGCGAGATCGGCGGCCGGGACCTGTAAGCACAGCAAAGACAAGGGGCAAGTCCCATGGGCGAGCAGTCGAGGATCCTGGCGGTCCTGGGCCCGACGAATACCGGGAAGACCCATTTCGCGATCGAACGGATGCTGGGCTATCGCACCGGCGTGATCGGGTTGCCGCTGCGCCTGCTGGCGCGGGAGGTCTATGACAAGATCGTCGCGGTGCGTGGCCCGTCGGTGGTGGCGCTGGTCACCGGCGAGGAACGGATCGTGCCGCCGCGGACGCAATATTGGGTCTGCACGGTCGAGGCGATGCCCGAAGGGATGGGCGCGGATTTCGTGGCGGTGGACGAGATCCAGCTGTGTGCCGACCCCGAGCGGGGGCACGTGTTCACCGACCGCCTTTTGCGGATGCGGGGCCAGAAGGAGACGCAGTTTCTGGGGGCGCACACCATGCGCGGGGCGATTGCGGCGCTGGTTCCGGGGGTGGAGTTCGTCGGCCGCGAGCGGATGAGCCAGCTGACCTACACAGGTTCGAAAAAGATAAGCAAGATGCCTGCACGCTCGGCCATCGTGGGGTTTTCGGTTGAGAATGTGTATGCCTTTGCCGAGCTGCTGCGCCGCCAGAAGGGCGGTGCGGCGGTCGTGATGGGGGCCTTGAGCCCCCGGACGCGCAACGCGCAGGTGGATCTTTACCAGAATGGCGACGTGGATTACCTGGTGGCCACCGACGCGATCGGCATGGGGTTGAACCTGGACATCAATCACGTCGCGTTCTCGTCCCTGACGAAGTTCGACGGGCGGCGGATGCGCAACCTTGCGCCCAACGAGCTGGGCCAGATCGCCGGGCGCGCGGGGCGCGGCATGACCAGCGGCACGTTCGGGGTGACGGGCGAGGCGCCGGAGCTGCCCGACGATATGGCGCAGGCGATCATGGACCATCGCTTTACCCCCATTCGCAAGGTGGAATGGCGCAACGCGGCGCTGCAATTCGGGACGGTCGACGCGCTGATCGCGTCGCTGGAACAAAAGCCCGAGAACGACTGGCTGGTGCGCGCCCGCGAGGCGGATGACCTCGTCGTGCTGCGCACGCTGGCCGAAGATGCAGAGATTGCGGCACGGGCCAGCGACGGCGCTTCGGTGCGGCTGCTGTGGGATGTGTGCCGGGTTCCGGACTTTCGCGGGATCAGCCATGCGGAACATGCGGGGCTGCTGGAGCGTATATTCAGTGACCTGCACGAACATGGCCGGGTCGGCGAGGAGTGGCTGGCCGGGCATGTGGCGCGGATCGACCGGACGGACGGGGATATCGACACGCTCTCCAAGCGTTTGGCATATATCCGCACATGGACCTATGTTGCCCAGCGAAAGGGCTGGGTCGGGGACGAAAACCATTGGCGCGAAACGACCCGCGCTGTAGAAGACCGCCTGTCGGACGCGTTGCATGACGCGCTGACGCAAAGATTTGTGGACCGGCGCACCAGCGTGCTGATGCGGCGGCTCAAGCAGAAGGACGCCATCGTGGCCGAAGTGAATGACAAGGGTGAAGTGACCGTCGAGGGCGAATTCGTCGGTCGGTTGGAAGGGTTCCGGTTCCGCCAGGACAAGACGTCGGGCGGACAGGAGGCCAAGGCGGTGGCGCAGGCGAGCCTGCAAGCCCTTGCGCCGCATTTCCACCTGCGGGCGGACAAGTTCTATAACGCGCCCGATACCGAGATCGATTTCACCGAGCAGGGTGGCCTGATGTGGGGCGAAAGTGCTGTCGGCAAGCTGGTGGCCGGTGCCGATCCGCTGAAACCGCAGGTCGAGGCCTTTGTCGACGACACCGCCGGGCCCGAGGTGATGCAGAAGGTGCAGCGCCGGCTGCAGCATTTCATCGACCGCAAGGTGGCGACCCTGTTCGAGCCGCTGTTGAACATCCAGCGCGACGAGGAACTGAGCGGGCTGGCGCGGGGCTTCGGCTTTCAGCTGGTCGAGAATTTCGGGATCATCCCGCGCGGCGAGGTGGCCGACGAGGTCAAGGCGCTGGACCAGGATGCGCGTGGGCAGTTGCGCAAGCATGGTGTGCGCTTCGGCCAGTTTACGATTTTCATGCCGCTTTTGCTGAAGCCCGCGCCGACGCGTCTGCGGCTGGTGCTGTGGTCGCTGAAGATGGGGCTGCAAGAGTTCCCCGAGGCGCCACCGCCGGGTCTGGTGACGGTGCCCGCCGGCACCAGTGCGCCGGCAGGGTATCACTCGATGTCCGGATATCGCGCCGCCGGCGAGCGGGCCATCCGGATCGACATGCTGGAGCGGCTGGCGGATATGTTGCGGTCCGAGGACAGCCGCGGCGGGTTCGAGGCCAACGCTGATATGCTGTCAATCACCGGCATGACGCTGGAACAGTTCGCCGACCTGATGCAGGGCCTTGGCTACAAGGCCGAGCAGGGCGAGCGCGAGAAGGTCAAGCCGGTGGATGCGGCGCTGGACGACGCGCCGGAGCCGTCGGAGACGGGCGCGCCGGACGAGGTTACGACCGCCGAGGAGGCGGTGGAAAAGATCGCCGAAGACGGTCTTGCGCCCGTCACCGAGGTGCCGCCCGAGGAACCGGAGGTCGCGCCGGATATTCCCGAGATGTCCGAGACCGAGGTGCCGGTCGGTGACGTGCCGGATGCGGCCAAGGACGAGACCGAGATGGAGGTCTTCTACACGTTCACTTGGGCCGGGCGCGCGGCGAAGGCCCGCAGCGAGGGGCGTGGCAAGCCGCAGGGTGGCAAGCCGAGGCCCAAGGGCGGCAAGCCCAAAGGCAAGGGCAAGCCGCGCCGCGAGGAGGGCGCCAAGAGCTTCTCCTCGAAGCCTGCCAAGAAAGACAAGATCGACCCTGACAACCCCTTTGCCGCCGCCCTGATGGGGCTGAAGGACAAGTCGTGACATGAGTGACGCGGGCCAGCCGAAGATACGGCTGGACAAGTGGCTTTGGCACGCGCGGTTCTTCAAGACGCGCAGCCTGGCCACGAAATTGGTCACGGGCGGGCATGTGAGGGTCAACTCGCAAAGGGTGTCGAAAGCATCGTCGTCGGTGAAGCCGGGCGATGTACTGACGTTTCCGAAGGAGCGCGACATCCGGGTGATCCGCATCGTCGCGGTGGGCGAAAGGCGGGGGCCGGCGCCGGAAGCGCGGGCGCTGTACGACGATCTCGATCCGCCGAAGCCGCGCGACCATGCGACCGAGCCGCTGAACCCGCGTTACGAAGGCAAGGGGCGGCCGACGAAAAAGGATCGCCGCAAGATGGATCAGGAAACGCGATAGTGCGCCGCGGAAGGGCGTCTGGCGCTTGAATGATCAGCCGGACTGGATTAGGTCAGCGCGAGGAGATCACGACCGGGGCGAAAGATGACCTATATCGTCAATGACAATTGCATCGCGTGCAAATACACCGACTGCGTGGAGGTGTGCCCCGTGGATTGTTTCTACGAGGGGGAGAACATGCTTGTGATCCACCCCGACGAATGCATCGACTGCGGCGTCTGCGAGCCCGAGTGCCCCGCCGACGCGATCCGTCCCGACACCGAGCCGGACATGGAGAAATGGGTCGAGTTCAACCGGAAATACTCCGAGATGTGGCCGGTCATCGTCACCAAGAAGGACCCGCTGCCCGAGGCGGACGAACGTGACGGCGAAGACGGCAAGCTGGAGAAGTACTTCTCGGAAGCGCCGGGCGAAGGCGGCTGACGCAAGGGGCTGCGGGCGTAAACCGATTCGTTTGATCAAACGATCGATGGCTCAGGTTTTGGGACAAGAACGCGCGGTAACCACCTGACGCCGCAGGTATAATCAGCCTGACCTGCTGAGTCCGCTTTCAGGGGCCCCTTTTTTGTGATACACTACCGTTACAAATGTAGACACCGCCCATATATTATCCATCTGCCCGCGCTGACGCATGGGAGGTGGATTTCTTTGTGCTTGACGCCACGCCCCGATGGCCCGCTGCCGAGGGGATGCTCCGCCAAGTTTGAACTGGGAAGCTTGTGAGGAAAACCTGAATGAGCAAATCGAAGAAGTCCGAGTTTCGCCCTGACGATTACGTCGTATACCCTGCGCACGGCGTCGGCCAGATCATGTCGATCGAGAAGCAGGATATCGCCGGGATCGAACTGGAACTGTTCGTGATTTCCTTTGAGAAGGACAAGATGACTCTGCGGGTTCCGACCCATAAGGCGACCGAAATCGGCATGCGCAGCCTGTCGAGCCCGGATGTGGTATCGAAGGCGATGACCACGCTGAAAGGCAAGGCCAAGGTGAAGAAGGCGATGTGGTCGCGCCGGGCGCAGGAATACGAGCAAAAGATCAACTCGGGTGACCTGATCGCGATTGCCGAGGTGGTGCGCGACCTGCACCGCACTGACGACCAGCGCGAGCAGAGCTATTCCGAGCGCCAGCTGTATGAGGCGGCGCTGGAGCGTCTGACCCGCGAAGTGGCTGCCGTGAGCGGTGGCGACGAGGTGCAGGCGGCCAAGGAAGTCGACGAGGTATTGATCTCGCGCGCGGCGTGATGCGAGCCGACATCTGAAACGGAAGGGCCGTGCCGGTGGGCGCGGCTTTTTCTTTTCGTGTCTTGCGCCGAGAGATCCCGGATCAGGTCCGGGATGACGTGAGGGTGTTGGGCCGCGCGAATGAGGCGCTCACGCCTCCTTGCGGTCGTCCGAGATGTCCTCTGCGGCCTTTTCCTCCAGCTGAGACAGCAGCATGGTCTGCAATTCCGCCTCCAGTTCCTTGGCGCGCTTGATGTAGGCGCCGTTCTGGATGGTGGGAATATTGGGGTCCCACAGGGCCGCCAGGTCGCGGACAGAATCGCGGTCGTGGTGGTAGAAGGTCTTTTGCAGCTCTGCCGCCTCAAACTCGGTCAGTCCCATGTTTTCAAGCACGTAGCGGCCGGCACGCAGGGAGCTGTCGAAAAGCTCGCGCACGATGTCGTCAGCGCCGGCCTTGTAGAGGCGGAAGACGTGGGTGCGGTCGCGGGCGCGGGCGACGATGTGCAGGTCGGGCCGTTCGCGTCGGGCGAAGGCCACGAGCCGGGTCGTGGCGTCGGGATCGTCGAGCGCGGCCACGAGCACCTTGGCATCGGCGAGGCCCGCCGCGTGCAGGAGGTCGGGCCGGCCGGGATCACCCAGGAAGCCCTTGATGCCGAAACGCCGCATCCGCTGGATGGCGGCAAGGTCATGATCCAGAACGACGGTTTCGAACCCCGAGGAGCGGACCATGCGGTTGACGATCTGCCCGAAGCGCCCGATGCCGGCGATGATCACGGGGCCTTTCGTGTCGATCTCGTCGGCTTCCTGTGCCTCGGACGGGTCGGTCATGCGGTTCGACAGGTAGTCGTAGAGGATGAACAAGAGCGGCGTGATCAGCATGGAGATGGCGATGACCAGCAGCAGGGTTTCGCGCAGTTCCGGCGGGATCACGTTGTTCTGGCCGGAAAAGTTGATCAGCACGAAGCCGAATTCCCCGGCCTGAGCCAGACCCAGCGTGAAGAGCCAGAGGTTGCGGCCCGTAAGGCCGAAGATGCGCCCCAGACCATAGAGGATGCCGCCCTTGATCAGGATGACGGCAAAGGCCAGCCCCATGATGGTGAAGAACGAGGCGAAGAGGATCGAGAAGTTGATACCCGCGCCGACGGTGATGAAGAAGAGGCCCAGGAGCAGGCCCTTGAAGGGTTCGATATCGCTTTCCAGCTCGTGCCGGAATTCCGACGAGGCCAGGACCACGCCCGCGAGGAACGCCCCGAGGGCCGGCGACAGGCCCACGAGGCTCATCACGAAGGCGATGCCCACCACGATCAGGAGCGCCAGCGCGGTATACATCTCGCGCAGGCGGGCGTGGTGAATGAAGCGGAAGACGGGTCGCGTGGCATAGACGCCGAAGATGAT belongs to Roseovarius sp. THAF27 and includes:
- a CDS encoding cation:proton antiporter, yielding MEGFFFQATVFLAAAVIAVPLAARLGLGSVLGYLAAGIAIGHIPGLLGGHDAEELQHFAEFGVVMMLFIIGLELEPRALWDMRHKLIGLGGLQITLTTAAVMAGCMALGVVWSVALAIGMVFALSSTAIVLQTLSEKGLMQTGGGRSTFSVLLTQDIAVIPMLAFLPLLALPKTPDMILGETLQRLADEGHAAEGDHGGAPAQVAQSMIDSLPGWGVTLLTLGAVAGIIIFGVYATRPVFRFIHHARLREMYTALALLIVVGIAFVMSLVGLSPALGAFLAGVVLASSEFRHELESDIEPFKGLLLGLFFITVGAGINFSILFASFFTIMGLAFAVILIKGGILYGLGRIFGLTGRNLWLFTLGLAQAGEFGFVLINFSGQNNVIPPELRETLLLVIAISMLITPLLFILYDYLSNRMTDPSEAQEADEIDTKGPVIIAGIGRFGQIVNRMVRSSGFETVVLDHDLAAIQRMRRFGIKGFLGDPGRPDLLHAAGLADAKVLVAALDDPDATTRLVAFARRERPDLHIVARARDRTHVFRLYKAGADDIVRELFDSSLRAGRYVLENMGLTEFEAAELQKTFYHHDRDSVRDLAALWDPNIPTIQNGAYIKRAKELEAELQTMLLSQLEEKAAEDISDDRKEA
- the fdxA gene encoding ferredoxin FdxA produces the protein MTYIVNDNCIACKYTDCVEVCPVDCFYEGENMLVIHPDECIDCGVCEPECPADAIRPDTEPDMEKWVEFNRKYSEMWPVIVTKKDPLPEADERDGEDGKLEKYFSEAPGEGG
- a CDS encoding CarD family transcriptional regulator encodes the protein MSKSKKSEFRPDDYVVYPAHGVGQIMSIEKQDIAGIELELFVISFEKDKMTLRVPTHKATEIGMRSLSSPDVVSKAMTTLKGKAKVKKAMWSRRAQEYEQKINSGDLIAIAEVVRDLHRTDDQREQSYSERQLYEAALERLTREVAAVSGGDEVQAAKEVDEVLISRAA